Proteins encoded in a region of the Corynebacterium genitalium ATCC 33030 genome:
- a CDS encoding DUF3043 domain-containing protein, translating into MKLPWQKTDATDAAAGGSTKVDLAEHKSEVTSTTSTASTDGAKNAPEKKLPKGYTPPKGRPTPKRHDQEVKRGVIRDPNAMSTPQAAQKRKELKKSMSKEEWKDYKKQERAQRRAQNKELQAKMDAGEEAYLMDRDKGKVRKYVRDWVDSRRFISNYIMPAAFVMLLIMLIGQFVPQMAAVLSTLSMIFIATVLAEAFIIGRKANKAVKEKFPEENDTGFGLGMYAFSRASQPRNWRTPKPQVALGSKV; encoded by the coding sequence GTGAAACTTCCCTGGCAGAAAACTGACGCGACCGATGCCGCGGCCGGCGGCTCCACCAAAGTCGATCTTGCTGAACACAAGTCCGAGGTGACCAGCACGACCAGCACGGCAAGCACGGACGGCGCTAAAAATGCCCCAGAGAAGAAACTGCCCAAGGGCTACACTCCGCCGAAGGGGCGCCCCACGCCGAAGCGCCACGACCAGGAGGTCAAGCGCGGTGTGATCCGCGACCCGAACGCGATGTCCACTCCGCAGGCTGCGCAGAAGCGCAAAGAGCTGAAGAAGTCCATGTCCAAGGAAGAGTGGAAGGACTACAAGAAGCAGGAGCGCGCGCAGCGCCGCGCACAGAACAAGGAATTGCAAGCCAAGATGGACGCCGGTGAAGAGGCGTACCTCATGGACCGCGACAAGGGAAAGGTGCGCAAGTACGTCCGCGATTGGGTGGATTCGCGCCGTTTCATCTCCAACTACATCATGCCGGCGGCGTTCGTGATGTTGCTGATTATGCTCATCGGCCAGTTCGTGCCGCAGATGGCTGCGGTGCTGTCGACGTTGTCGATGATTTTCATCGCGACGGTGCTGGCGGAGGCGTTCATCATCGGCCGCAAGGCCAACAAGGCCGTCAAGGAAAAGTTCCCTGAGGAGAACGACACCGGCTTTGGCCTGGGCATGTACGCCTTCTCCCGCGCGTCACAGCCACGCAACTGGCGCACGCCCAAGCCGCAGGTCGCTCTCGGTTCCAAGGTGTAG
- a CDS encoding HesB/IscA family protein: protein MTAPTSTTGVKLTDAAAAKAKALLDQEGRNDLSLRIAVQPGGCAGLRYQLYFDDRDLDGDKADVVGGVRLVVDKMSVPYLMGAEIDFADTIEQQGFTIDNPNAGGSCACGDSFN, encoded by the coding sequence ATGACTGCACCGACTTCCACTACCGGCGTCAAGCTGACCGACGCAGCTGCAGCTAAGGCAAAGGCGCTGCTGGATCAGGAAGGCCGCAACGACCTGTCTCTGCGCATCGCTGTGCAGCCGGGTGGCTGCGCTGGTCTGCGCTACCAGCTCTACTTCGACGACCGCGACCTCGACGGCGACAAGGCCGATGTCGTCGGCGGTGTGCGCCTCGTCGTGGACAAGATGTCTGTTCCGTACCTCATGGGCGCAGAGATCGACTTCGCAGACACGATTGAGCAGCAGGGCTTCACCATTGATAACCCGAACGCCGGTGGCTCCTGCGCCTGCGGCGACTCTTTCAACTAA
- a CDS encoding S41 family peptidase has product MTNAQSNQQLQRKSETKTNRRKVWTVIGALALAVVIVAAVAVYFYGPAVTAMTTGTARFVGTDSPKRYTSTVLQLAEQGIYSDSEEFSAASEHAKDVAKKADSVDEVREDLNNAVRAAGGKHSRLISPDEKQQRVDDENAEDGASEPTVNVESAVAIATVPGIHRDDDVQSYADELSNGLTQARDNGACGAIVDLQTNDGGDMGPMLAGLSPIIPDGTAIEFVASGNAMPVKVEGNSVSGGGTPLSTTGGKWDAPTAVLVSDATASSGEATMLSFRGLDNSRSFGTPTAGFASANNVYEFPDGSELMLTTARNRDRTGQTYAEDPIEPDTKTDSSDAALAAAKTWLREEHGCE; this is encoded by the coding sequence ATGACCAACGCGCAGAGCAACCAGCAGTTACAGCGAAAGTCCGAGACCAAGACAAACCGAAGGAAAGTCTGGACCGTGATCGGGGCGCTAGCCCTCGCCGTGGTGATAGTCGCTGCAGTAGCCGTGTACTTTTACGGCCCGGCCGTCACCGCGATGACTACGGGGACGGCACGTTTTGTGGGCACGGACTCACCGAAACGCTACACCTCGACGGTACTTCAGCTGGCCGAGCAAGGTATCTACAGCGACTCGGAGGAATTCTCGGCCGCGAGCGAGCACGCCAAAGATGTGGCCAAGAAGGCGGATTCTGTCGACGAAGTGCGCGAAGATCTCAACAACGCGGTTCGCGCCGCGGGCGGTAAGCACTCGCGCCTGATCTCCCCCGATGAAAAGCAGCAGCGCGTTGATGACGAAAACGCCGAAGACGGCGCATCCGAACCCACCGTCAACGTGGAGAGTGCCGTCGCCATCGCCACGGTTCCCGGTATCCACCGCGACGACGACGTGCAGAGCTACGCTGACGAGCTGTCGAACGGCCTGACGCAGGCCCGCGATAACGGCGCATGCGGCGCAATCGTGGATCTACAGACCAACGACGGCGGCGACATGGGCCCTATGCTGGCGGGTCTCTCTCCCATCATCCCCGACGGCACTGCGATCGAGTTCGTCGCTTCCGGCAATGCGATGCCGGTGAAGGTCGAGGGGAATTCAGTCAGCGGCGGCGGCACTCCCCTCTCAACCACCGGTGGCAAATGGGATGCGCCGACGGCTGTGCTCGTCAGTGACGCGACCGCGTCTTCCGGTGAGGCGACCATGCTGTCCTTCCGCGGTCTGGACAATTCCCGCAGCTTCGGCACGCCGACCGCTGGGTTCGCCTCGGCGAATAATGTCTATGAATTCCCCGACGGCAGCGAGCTGATGCTCACCACAGCCAGGAACCGCGACCGTACCGGCCAAACCTACGCGGAGGATCCAATCGAACCCGACACAAAGACTGATTCGAGCGACGCTGCTTTGGCAGCGGCCAAGACATGGCTTCGCGAGGAGCACGGCTGCGAATAG
- the asnB gene encoding asparagine synthase (glutamine-hydrolyzing) — MCGLLAMLSSNSDAARFVAATERALPCFHHRGPDAAGTWNDDDAVFGFNRLSIIDLEHSHQPLRWGPEDNPQRYALTFNGEIYNYIELRDELSALGYTFNTHGDSETIVVGYHHWGKDVVNHLRGMFAFTIWDTQDRVVFAARDQFGIKPLYYATTDAGTVFSSEKKSILEMAPELGLDLSLDKRAIEHYVDLQYVPEPESLHAAIRRLESGCTATLTPGGEVVAERYFRPQFNVTPVIKGEEQKLFDAIAAALEDSVAKHMRADVTVGSFLSGGIDSTAIATLAKRHNPNLLTFTTGFERQGYSEVDVAAESAEAIGVEHIVKIVSPEEYAESIPKIMWYLDDPVADPSLVPLFFVAQEARKHVKVVLSGEGADELFGGYTIYKEPLSLAPFEKMPDPLLKGLNRLSHILPEGMKGKSLLERGTMPMEDRYYGNARSFNYDQLRRVLPWAKREWDHREVTAPIYAESVDMDPVARMQHLDLFTWMRGDILVKADKINMAHSLELRVPFLDKEVFAVAETIPHDLKIADGTTKYALRKAMEQIVPPHVLHRKKLGFPVPMRHWLAGDELYGWAQQTIRDSQTDDIFNKHEVEEMLKEHRDGVSDHSRRLWTVLAFMVWHGIFVEHRIDPGIEQRDYPVKL, encoded by the coding sequence ATGTGCGGTCTTCTCGCAATGCTCAGCAGCAATTCGGACGCTGCCCGCTTCGTCGCGGCCACCGAGCGTGCCCTGCCATGTTTCCACCACCGCGGCCCAGATGCCGCCGGGACGTGGAACGACGATGACGCAGTTTTCGGCTTCAACCGCCTGTCCATCATTGACCTCGAGCACTCCCACCAGCCGTTGCGCTGGGGGCCGGAAGACAACCCGCAGCGCTACGCACTGACGTTCAACGGTGAGATCTACAACTACATAGAACTGCGCGATGAGCTGTCCGCCCTCGGCTACACCTTCAACACGCACGGTGATTCCGAAACCATCGTGGTGGGCTACCACCACTGGGGCAAGGACGTGGTGAACCACCTCCGAGGCATGTTCGCCTTCACCATCTGGGACACCCAGGACCGGGTCGTGTTCGCTGCCCGCGACCAGTTCGGAATCAAGCCCCTCTACTACGCCACAACTGACGCAGGCACCGTCTTCTCCTCGGAGAAGAAGTCCATCCTGGAGATGGCGCCGGAGCTCGGGCTGGATCTGAGCCTGGATAAGCGCGCCATCGAGCATTATGTGGACCTGCAGTACGTCCCGGAGCCGGAATCTCTCCACGCGGCCATCCGCCGGCTCGAATCTGGATGCACCGCCACGCTGACCCCCGGCGGTGAGGTCGTCGCGGAGCGCTACTTCCGGCCCCAGTTCAATGTCACGCCGGTGATCAAAGGCGAAGAACAAAAGCTTTTCGACGCTATTGCCGCCGCCCTGGAAGATTCCGTCGCAAAGCACATGCGCGCAGACGTGACCGTCGGCTCCTTCCTCTCCGGCGGTATTGACTCGACCGCTATTGCGACATTGGCTAAGCGGCACAACCCGAACTTGCTGACGTTCACCACCGGTTTTGAACGCCAGGGTTACTCCGAGGTCGATGTCGCGGCTGAGTCCGCGGAAGCGATCGGCGTTGAACACATAGTCAAGATCGTCTCTCCGGAGGAATACGCCGAGTCCATCCCGAAGATCATGTGGTACCTCGACGACCCGGTGGCTGACCCGTCGCTCGTCCCGCTCTTCTTCGTGGCGCAAGAGGCTCGGAAGCACGTCAAGGTGGTCCTGTCCGGTGAGGGCGCGGACGAGCTCTTCGGCGGCTACACCATCTATAAGGAGCCCCTGTCTCTCGCGCCGTTCGAGAAGATGCCGGACCCCCTGCTCAAGGGCCTCAATCGGTTAAGCCACATTCTGCCTGAGGGAATGAAGGGTAAGTCACTGCTTGAGCGCGGAACGATGCCGATGGAGGATCGCTACTACGGTAACGCGCGCTCCTTCAACTACGACCAGCTGCGCCGAGTGCTTCCGTGGGCCAAGCGCGAGTGGGACCACCGCGAGGTCACCGCACCGATTTACGCCGAGTCCGTCGACATGGACCCGGTCGCACGCATGCAGCACTTGGACCTGTTCACGTGGATGCGCGGCGACATCCTGGTCAAGGCTGACAAGATCAACATGGCGCACTCCCTCGAGCTGCGCGTGCCGTTCCTGGATAAGGAGGTCTTCGCTGTCGCGGAGACCATCCCTCACGATCTGAAGATCGCGGACGGAACAACCAAATACGCCCTGCGCAAGGCCATGGAGCAGATCGTCCCGCCGCACGTCCTGCACCGCAAGAAGCTCGGCTTCCCCGTGCCTATGCGCCACTGGCTCGCCGGCGACGAGCTCTACGGTTGGGCCCAGCAGACCATCCGCGACTCCCAGACCGACGACATCTTCAACAAGCACGAAGTCGAAGAGATGCTCAAGGAGCACCGCGACGGTGTCTCCGACCACTCGCGTCGTCTGTGGACCGTGCTGGCGTTCATGGTCTGGCACGGCATTTTCGTCGAGCACCGCATCGATCCCGGCATTGAGCAGCGCGATTATCCGGTGAAGCTCTAA
- a CDS encoding cytochrome c oxidase subunit II, with the protein MDTAKNRGLAKKLCFAGIIALSGLGLTGCEVAPPSALGNLLDMGWPDPVTPEGASMYNFWVWVWLVAWIIGIIMWAIFIYAVFAWNSKRRQKQGHGEFPKQLQYNIPLELALTIVPILIVMVLFFFTVQAQTKVVALDKEPDVTVDVTAFQWNWKFGYAEVKGDLSPVGGDYDGSDLERQKLADETKIDDENMVNGNPIHGQSSNDQSYLNYNLIETVGSTEEVPVLVLPTDTAIEFRLASSDVSHAFWVPEFLFKRDAYSHPEMNQQERSFQIEEITETGSFVGRCAEMCGTYHAMMNFEIRAVTPDQFREYMDFRHNNPEASNSEALEAIGEEPFATSTRPFNSDRTGTRDGNNAVDNVGI; encoded by the coding sequence GTGGATACGGCAAAGAACCGTGGCCTTGCCAAGAAGCTCTGCTTCGCAGGGATTATCGCCCTGAGCGGCTTGGGCCTGACGGGCTGTGAGGTCGCACCGCCGAGCGCACTCGGCAACCTGCTGGACATGGGCTGGCCTGACCCGGTCACCCCTGAAGGTGCCAGCATGTACAACTTCTGGGTCTGGGTCTGGCTCGTTGCCTGGATCATCGGCATCATCATGTGGGCCATCTTCATCTACGCGGTCTTCGCGTGGAACAGCAAGCGCCGTCAGAAGCAGGGCCACGGTGAGTTCCCGAAGCAGCTGCAGTACAACATCCCGCTCGAGCTGGCGCTGACCATTGTGCCGATCCTGATCGTCATGGTCCTGTTCTTCTTCACGGTCCAGGCGCAGACCAAGGTTGTGGCCCTGGATAAAGAGCCTGATGTGACTGTCGATGTCACGGCGTTCCAGTGGAACTGGAAGTTCGGCTACGCGGAGGTCAAGGGAGACCTGTCGCCGGTCGGCGGGGACTATGACGGTAGCGATCTGGAGCGCCAGAAGCTGGCCGACGAGACCAAGATCGACGACGAGAACATGGTCAACGGCAACCCGATCCACGGCCAGTCTTCGAACGACCAGTCCTACCTCAACTACAACCTGATTGAGACTGTCGGTTCCACCGAGGAAGTTCCGGTTCTGGTTCTGCCGACCGACACAGCGATCGAGTTCCGTCTCGCATCCAGCGATGTGAGCCACGCCTTCTGGGTTCCGGAGTTCCTGTTCAAGCGCGATGCTTACTCTCACCCGGAGATGAACCAGCAGGAGCGCAGCTTCCAGATCGAGGAGATCACCGAGACCGGTTCCTTCGTCGGCCGCTGTGCTGAGATGTGCGGTACCTACCACGCAATGATGAACTTCGAAATCCGTGCGGTCACGCCGGATCAGTTCCGCGAGTACATGGACTTCCGCCACAACAACCCCGAAGCATCCAACTCCGAGGCTCTCGAGGCCATCGGCGAGGAGCCGTTCGCTACGTCCACCCGCCCGTTCAACTCCGACCGCACCGGCACGCGCGACGGAAACAACGCCGTCGACAACGTCGGCATCTAA
- a CDS encoding cytochrome c oxidase subunit 4, whose amino-acid sequence MGAGSKVFYGIGVFIAVIAVLYALGTNFVGDDAYMGGYEWAGGVALVLAAAFSFMLGGYLHFTERRIDILPEDWEEAEVEDGAGVLGFFSPNSVWPMVMTGGITLMAFGICFWQLWLLALGVVVLIWGVTMLNLQYGIPREKH is encoded by the coding sequence ATGGGTGCAGGATCAAAGGTCTTCTACGGAATCGGCGTCTTCATCGCGGTCATTGCGGTGCTCTACGCCCTGGGCACTAACTTCGTCGGCGACGACGCGTACATGGGCGGCTACGAATGGGCCGGCGGTGTGGCCCTGGTTCTCGCAGCTGCTTTCTCCTTCATGCTCGGCGGTTACCTTCACTTCACCGAACGTCGCATCGATATCCTCCCGGAGGACTGGGAGGAAGCAGAGGTTGAGGACGGCGCTGGTGTTTTGGGCTTCTTCTCCCCGAACTCCGTCTGGCCGATGGTGATGACTGGTGGCATTACCCTCATGGCTTTCGGGATCTGCTTCTGGCAGCTGTGGCTTCTGGCCCTTGGTGTCGTCGTGCTCATCTGGGGCGTGACGATGCTGAACCTGCAGTACGGTATCCCCCGCGAGAAGCACTAA
- a CDS encoding heme-copper oxidase subunit III, whose amino-acid sequence MTTATTNPGMATSPDRLPVLNRPNMVSVGTIVFLAQELMFFAGLFAMYFTSRANGMKTGDWAVQTDHLNVLFGTIITIVLVTSSVTSQLGVFAAEKGDVFGLRKWFTVTIALGVIFLGLVAYEWAEMVMHGVTPQSSVYGSVFYIITGFHMAHVTAGIIAFCIVMARVAKSKFTPAQATAAMVTSYYWHFVDVIWIGVFVTLYLVQ is encoded by the coding sequence GTGACGACTGCAACAACGAACCCAGGTATGGCGACTTCGCCCGACCGTTTGCCGGTGCTGAACCGACCGAACATGGTCAGCGTCGGAACGATCGTGTTCCTCGCCCAAGAATTGATGTTCTTCGCCGGCTTGTTCGCGATGTACTTCACCTCGCGTGCAAACGGCATGAAAACTGGTGATTGGGCTGTTCAAACCGATCACCTCAACGTTCTCTTCGGAACGATCATCACCATTGTGCTGGTGACCTCCTCGGTCACCTCGCAGCTTGGTGTGTTCGCCGCAGAGAAGGGTGATGTCTTCGGGCTGCGCAAGTGGTTCACCGTGACCATCGCCCTGGGCGTGATCTTCCTGGGTCTGGTCGCCTACGAGTGGGCTGAGATGGTCATGCACGGCGTGACCCCGCAGTCCAGCGTCTACGGGTCGGTGTTCTACATCATCACCGGCTTCCACATGGCGCACGTGACCGCGGGCATCATCGCGTTCTGCATTGTCATGGCCCGCGTGGCCAAGTCGAAGTTCACCCCGGCGCAGGCAACTGCGGCCATGGTGACCTCCTACTACTGGCACTTCGTCGACGTCATTTGGATCGGCGTGTTCGTTACTCTCTACCTCGTTCAGTAG
- a CDS encoding c-type cytochrome: MDNTPKKARNRRKLRRSAAGAMALTFGLTGAGLLASALTPDAQVATAQRDDQAMIQEGKDLYDVACITCHGANLQGVKDRGPSLIGTGEGAVYFQVHSGRMPMMSNDAQAERKKPRYTEAQTLAIAAYVAANGGGPELVYNEDGSVAMEELRGKNYDGQIQADDVARGSELFRLNCASCHNFTGRGGALSSGKYAPVLDPANEQEIYQAMLTGPQNMPKFSDRQLTADEKKDIIAFIKSAKETPSPSGWSLGGIGPVSEGLAMWIIGVTLVGAAAMWIGSRS; encoded by the coding sequence ATGGATAACACCCCCAAGAAGGCGCGTAACCGCCGCAAGCTGCGCAGGTCCGCTGCCGGCGCGATGGCGTTGACGTTTGGTCTCACGGGTGCCGGCCTGCTTGCGTCCGCCCTGACTCCGGACGCACAGGTCGCCACCGCCCAGCGCGACGACCAGGCAATGATCCAAGAGGGCAAGGACCTCTACGACGTTGCTTGCATCACCTGCCACGGCGCTAACCTCCAGGGCGTCAAGGACCGCGGTCCGTCCCTGATCGGTACCGGTGAAGGTGCCGTGTACTTCCAGGTGCACTCCGGCCGCATGCCGATGATGTCGAATGACGCTCAGGCTGAGCGTAAGAAGCCGCGCTACACCGAGGCGCAGACCCTCGCCATCGCCGCGTATGTTGCAGCAAACGGTGGCGGCCCGGAGCTGGTCTACAACGAGGACGGCTCTGTCGCTATGGAGGAGCTGCGCGGTAAGAACTACGACGGACAGATTCAGGCTGACGACGTTGCACGCGGATCGGAGCTGTTCCGCCTCAACTGTGCGTCCTGCCACAACTTCACTGGCCGTGGTGGCGCGCTGTCCTCCGGTAAGTACGCGCCGGTCCTGGACCCTGCCAACGAGCAGGAGATTTACCAGGCAATGCTGACTGGTCCGCAGAACATGCCGAAGTTCTCTGACCGCCAGCTCACCGCGGACGAGAAGAAGGACATCATCGCCTTCATCAAGTCCGCCAAGGAGACCCCGAGCCCCTCGGGTTGGTCGCTTGGCGGTATCGGCCCCGTTTCTGAGGGCCTTGCAATGTGGATCATCGGTGTCACCCTGGTCGGCGCCGCTGCAATGTGGATTGGATCGCGCTCATGA
- a CDS encoding ubiquinol-cytochrome c reductase iron-sulfur subunit has translation MSNEVKKDYTDKELDRMSNAELAALGTELDDVTVAYRKERWPIEDDPAEKRAARGIMVWLIISIVMGLAFLGVYLFWPWEPRFHGDEGLWMYTMYTPLLGLTSGLALASLGFAVVQYVKKFIPEEIAVQRRHDGRSSELDRRTTTALLNDAWQTSTLGRRKVMQGLLGGAGLLAGLAIIAPLGGVIKNPWRPRHAMNYEGDGTLWTQGWSMAREGKKLYLGRDTGAIAELHDSDAGKHYTTAGVSRLVRMRPEDLDAASMETVFPLLEQDVNDGDDYNPDLDVYENHMHSIHGPRNAVMLIRLRSSDAAAVVERQGQEDFHYGDYYAYSKICTHIGCPTSLYEAQTNRILCPCHQSQFDALQHGKPIFGPAARALPQLPIEIDEDGYLIARGDFIEPVGPAFWERKS, from the coding sequence ATGAGCAATGAAGTGAAGAAGGATTACACAGACAAAGAGCTCGATCGCATGAGCAATGCCGAGCTGGCTGCCCTGGGCACCGAGCTCGACGACGTGACGGTCGCGTACCGCAAGGAACGCTGGCCGATTGAGGATGACCCGGCAGAGAAGCGCGCTGCGCGCGGCATCATGGTCTGGCTGATCATCTCGATCGTCATGGGCCTGGCATTCCTGGGCGTTTACCTCTTCTGGCCGTGGGAGCCCCGCTTCCACGGTGACGAAGGCCTGTGGATGTACACCATGTACACCCCTTTGCTCGGCCTGACCTCTGGCCTGGCGCTTGCATCTCTGGGCTTCGCTGTCGTCCAGTACGTCAAGAAGTTCATCCCGGAAGAAATCGCGGTACAGCGTCGCCACGACGGCCGCTCCTCCGAGCTGGACCGCCGCACGACCACTGCGCTTCTTAACGATGCATGGCAGACCTCCACCCTTGGTCGCCGCAAGGTGATGCAGGGTCTCCTCGGTGGTGCTGGCCTGCTTGCTGGCCTGGCCATCATCGCCCCGCTCGGCGGCGTGATCAAGAACCCGTGGCGTCCCCGCCACGCCATGAACTACGAAGGCGACGGCACCTTGTGGACCCAGGGTTGGTCCATGGCGCGTGAAGGCAAGAAGCTTTACCTGGGCCGCGACACCGGTGCGATCGCCGAGCTGCACGACAGTGACGCCGGCAAGCACTACACCACGGCTGGTGTGTCCCGCCTGGTGCGCATGCGCCCCGAGGACTTGGACGCAGCTTCCATGGAGACGGTCTTCCCGCTCCTGGAGCAGGACGTTAACGACGGCGATGACTACAACCCGGACCTGGACGTGTACGAGAACCACATGCACTCCATCCACGGCCCGCGCAATGCGGTCATGCTGATCCGCCTGCGTTCCTCCGACGCTGCCGCAGTGGTGGAGCGCCAAGGTCAGGAAGACTTCCACTACGGCGATTACTACGCCTACTCCAAGATCTGTACGCACATCGGTTGCCCGACCTCCTTGTACGAGGCTCAGACCAACCGCATCCTGTGCCCGTGCCACCAGTCGCAGTTCGATGCACTGCAGCACGGCAAGCCGATCTTCGGTCCAGCTGCGCGCGCTCTGCCGCAGCTGCCGATTGAGATCGACGAAGATGGTTACCTCATCGCCCGCGGGGACTTCATTGAGCCCGTCGGCCCGGCATTCTGGGAGCGTAAGTCCTAA
- a CDS encoding cytochrome b → MSTKLSQAADNIDSRYTISGVLRPQLNKVFPTHWSFMLGEMALYSFIILLLTGVYLALFFDPSITKVIYDGGYLPLNGVEMSRAYATALDISFEVRGGLFIRQMHHWAALMFMMAMFAHMLRIFFTGAFRRPREANWIIGVVLILLGMIEGFLGYSLPDDLLSGVGLRIMSAIIVGLPIIGTWIHWAIFGGDFPSDLMLDRFYIMHVLILPGIILALIAGHLLMVWFQKHTQFPGPGRTENNVVGIRILPVFAVKAVGFGLLVFGVLALMAGVTTINAIWNLGPYNPSQVSAGSQPDVYMLWTDGAARVMPAWELYLGNYTIPGVFWVALMAGLMVVLLLLYPFLEKKMLGDDAHHNLLQRPRDVPVRTGIGVMGITFFLLLTLSGGNDLFAYHFQISLNAMTWVGRIGLIVLPPLAYFITYRICVGLQRSDREVLEHGIETGVIKKLPNGAFVEVHQPIGPVDEHGHQIPLEYAGAVVPKQMNQLGYADSETSGTFSPDDPAITARRNEIARQNHHEEVETLRALEAEKNSVDRDAGTKSKR, encoded by the coding sequence ATGAGCACTAAACTCAGTCAAGCTGCTGACAATATTGATTCGCGCTACACGATCTCGGGTGTCCTGCGCCCGCAGCTGAACAAGGTCTTTCCGACGCACTGGTCCTTCATGCTCGGCGAGATGGCCTTGTACAGCTTCATCATCCTGCTGCTGACAGGTGTGTACCTGGCGCTCTTCTTCGACCCGTCGATCACGAAGGTGATCTACGACGGCGGGTACCTCCCGCTCAACGGCGTGGAGATGTCGCGTGCATACGCGACTGCCCTGGACATTTCCTTCGAGGTCCGCGGTGGTCTGTTCATCCGCCAGATGCACCACTGGGCTGCGCTCATGTTCATGATGGCGATGTTCGCCCACATGCTGCGCATCTTCTTCACCGGTGCATTCCGTCGCCCGCGCGAAGCCAACTGGATCATCGGTGTTGTCCTGATTCTGCTGGGCATGATCGAGGGCTTCCTCGGTTACTCCCTGCCGGATGACCTGCTTTCCGGTGTCGGTCTGCGCATTATGTCCGCGATCATCGTGGGCCTGCCGATCATCGGCACCTGGATCCACTGGGCAATCTTCGGCGGCGACTTCCCGTCCGACCTCATGCTGGACCGCTTCTACATCATGCACGTGCTGATCCTGCCGGGCATCATCCTCGCGCTGATTGCCGGACACCTGCTGATGGTCTGGTTCCAGAAGCACACCCAGTTCCCTGGCCCGGGCCGCACCGAGAACAACGTTGTGGGTATCCGCATTCTGCCGGTCTTCGCAGTTAAGGCTGTCGGTTTCGGCCTGCTGGTCTTCGGTGTCCTCGCGCTGATGGCCGGTGTCACTACCATTAACGCGATTTGGAACCTCGGCCCCTACAACCCGTCGCAGGTGTCCGCTGGTTCTCAGCCTGACGTCTACATGCTGTGGACGGATGGTGCCGCCCGTGTCATGCCGGCGTGGGAGCTCTACTTGGGTAACTACACCATCCCGGGCGTGTTCTGGGTGGCACTGATGGCAGGCCTCATGGTGGTGCTGTTGCTGCTGTATCCTTTCCTGGAGAAGAAGATGCTTGGCGACGACGCGCACCACAACCTCTTGCAGCGTCCCCGCGACGTTCCTGTCCGCACCGGTATCGGTGTCATGGGCATCACCTTCTTCCTGCTGCTGACATTGTCCGGTGGTAACGACCTGTTTGCTTACCACTTCCAGATCTCGCTTAACGCGATGACCTGGGTTGGCCGTATAGGTTTGATCGTGCTGCCGCCGCTGGCGTACTTCATCACCTACCGCATTTGCGTCGGTCTCCAGCGCTCTGACCGTGAGGTCCTGGAGCACGGTATTGAGACCGGTGTGATCAAGAAGCTGCCGAATGGTGCCTTCGTCGAGGTTCACCAGCCGATTGGCCCGGTGGACGAGCACGGCCACCAGATCCCGCTCGAGTACGCGGGCGCTGTTGTTCCGAAGCAGATGAACCAGCTCGGTTACGCCGACTCGGAGACCTCCGGCACGTTCAGCCCGGATGATCCGGCGATCACTGCGCGCCGCAACGAGATCGCGCGCCAGAACCACCACGAAGAGGTGGAGACGCTGCGTGCGCTGGAGGCAGAGAAGAACTCTGTCGACCGCGACGCCGGTACTAAGAGCAAGCGTTAG
- a CDS encoding C40 family peptidase has protein sequence MAKHRRQANGTKRTVATASAVLAGATLIAPTTADAAEVRVPNTNISAEIPGIENTPGIASIPGIEQWIPSLAGKADRDADIRSAIAAVKAVPGVANVPGFNDWINGVEKKYASAPVANRQPQAAAAPAPVRQPSQGERIVSIAKSKIGSPYVYGAAGPNAFDCSGFTSWVHAQAGKQIPRTSQAQANAGRKVAISDLQPGDIVVYYGGASHVAIYAGNGQIIDALNSGTPVGYRPLNMMPIHSAVRF, from the coding sequence GTGGCTAAGCACCGCCGCCAGGCAAACGGTACCAAGCGCACCGTTGCAACCGCGTCCGCCGTTCTCGCCGGCGCAACCCTGATCGCCCCGACTACCGCTGACGCTGCCGAGGTTCGCGTTCCTAACACGAACATCTCTGCGGAGATCCCGGGCATTGAGAACACCCCTGGCATCGCAAGCATCCCGGGCATCGAGCAGTGGATCCCGTCCCTGGCCGGTAAGGCCGACCGCGACGCTGACATCCGTTCTGCTATCGCGGCCGTGAAGGCTGTTCCGGGCGTTGCTAACGTTCCGGGGTTCAACGACTGGATCAACGGCGTCGAGAAGAAGTACGCTAGCGCCCCTGTCGCTAACCGCCAGCCGCAGGCTGCTGCCGCACCGGCTCCGGTGCGCCAGCCGTCCCAGGGTGAGCGCATCGTGTCCATCGCAAAGTCCAAGATCGGCTCCCCGTACGTCTACGGCGCTGCCGGCCCGAACGCGTTCGACTGCTCTGGCTTCACCTCCTGGGTTCACGCTCAGGCAGGCAAGCAGATTCCGCGTACCTCGCAGGCTCAGGCCAACGCTGGCCGTAAGGTCGCCATTTCTGACCTGCAGCCGGGTGACATCGTCGTCTACTACGGTGGCGCATCCCACGTTGCTATTTACGCCGGTAACGGCCAGATCATCGACGCGCTGAACTCCGGCACCCCGGTGGGCTACCGCCCGCTGAACATGATGCCGATTCACTCTGCAGTCCGCTTCTAG